The following is a genomic window from Solanum lycopersicum chromosome 6, SLM_r2.1.
GTAGTTCCGTCCCTGGTCAGTTCATAAAAATTAAACCTGTGGTGGTATCATATTTGAGAATCTCATTGCCGTCTCTAGTGGACCTTCCTTTATATGATGGGGGGATATGCATTATAGCACTCTCTGTCTCCTTTTGAAAGTTTGAGTGTCTGCATTTCAAAGTAAAACTCATAAAAGTGATGTTTACTTTGAATATGGCCTTTATCTAATGTGATATCAATATGGCATTCTCTAGGTGTGTATGCTGATGATGTTGATGTAAAGAGGTATCTGGCTGAGAAGCATGGACGGCGCTCTGTTTCTGAACTGCAGCAAAAGGaagagttgagaaatcatctcATGGAAAACAATATACGCATGACTATCAGGCTTCAAATAGTCTATGGCAGGCTAAGCATTAATTCTGTGCGCAGTGCTTTCGAAGAATCTGTTGGCAGCAGATTACATAAGTTTGGGGGATGTGATAATAAGGAATTGCTTCAAAGGTAATTCCTTAGCCTCATATTATTCATATCTTATTCAACCTTTTCTCGATTAATTACCATATCACAACAGGGGAACAAGCCTGCCAAAGCTGGGATGAAGCACTCCATTTGCTTGCAGtctaaattattatgttttcgATATCATAGTCTTTAACATTATTACTGGACTCTTTGCCCAACTGCGATCAATTATCACTCAGCTACATACGTCACATCTTTTCTTGAGTAGAGTTATTGAGCTGTGGACAGGTTAACCCACAAgatattttttggaaattgaAACTTCATTGTTTCTCAATCTTTCAAACTTTTACTGCCTCCTtccaatctctctctctctatataaagGAGAATATTAGACATGTTGACGCGGCATGCCTAAAagctatttatcttttttttgtgggtttttttggccatttttcaaattttaaaatacaaaaaattctCCTAACTATTAAAGATAgtcacatttaatattttttaaaatctattttcttatgATTAAGGTCCTAATGAAGGTATGTGCAttgtgttctttctatgtaattttttacGTTTGGAAGGTAAGAGCATATTGTTTGTACTTCGTTAGACGGAAATTAATTACTGTAACTTTGTCTTACGCTAATTTTTATCAAGGTTCAAACACTACTATTGATGGattagaaaatttgaatatatatctAATATTGAAATAAGGCTATTTTATGATATTCTTTTACTGTACAAAGAACCATTTATGTTTCTTCAGAGTTCTGATTAAGATACTAAGGAAGATGTGTTTTTGATACTTTAAAAAGACTATTAAGTTGGATAGAGgaaggaaaagagaaaaagaagaaaaagttacTGAAATGTAAAACAGATACTACAATAAAAGATAGatgcaaaattaaaaatatgaatatttatttagataatgatgaaaattagaggaaaaacaacaataatgagtGAATAAAATTGACACCTCTCTTTGGCCAAgaatattgttaaaattattatgatacaaaaaagaattgtgttaattattatttctgcATTCATTTTTGTTCTCTATTGTATAAATCTAAATGTTTATAAATAAAGCATTGTAAGACTTTTTAGAAATGATCATTAGAGTTTGAAAAATTGTGCAATAATTTcgtttttttcttaataatttaGATCATAAGAATGATGTTATACGAGTTTTTTATTATCCTAAGTTTAGAACTTTTTTTGGTCTAAGTAACAACTTATGACTTTGTTGGAAGTCATATAATTACTGACCAAACATTTCTCTTTACGAAATAACTTATACTTTGGATGTATAATACATATgctcatattatatatatatttcttctatatattattttctcataaaaCTATTGACATCTTGTCATCTTTTTAACTTCTCAGTTCCCTAGTTCTTATTAACCAAAAGTGCCTTTTGCAACTGTAGGTTCACTTCCCAGTTTAAGGATGAAATTAAATTACCTCGGGGATCTATCATTGAACTCTCCAGAGATCATGACTACATACTCCACACAACAAGTAAGATGATTTATTTGCGCTGGTAGTATTTTGGAAATGAACAAGTTCCGTCTTTTTCCACTTTTTCTACAATGTTCATATTTCGATTTGATATGAATCTTTTGAAGTGAAGACTCTCAATCTGTCAGTGTAAACGCCCACAGGACgtgcatgtgtgtgtgtgttttgaGAAAAGATAAAATGTTATAGCTATCACTTGCTCAAATTATTGAAGAGCTATTGAATAGATACATAAgacattaatttatttagtcaTTTCCCTAATAAGGTTGGCTTTCAAAGCAGTATGTTAGTGGCTACAATGAAGGGAACTTATTTCATCAAGTGAGTTCTATACAAGAACAATACCATAAGTATCCTAATTACACCGTCAGTTGGCACATTTATACCCTTACATTTCCTTTGTGGGAAGTGGCTAAATATTTTCCTGAATTTGATTACAGAAGTCATGCTGGAAATTATGCTTGTGTAGATTTCACCAATCGACCATCCCTATTCTCTTTTATACAGATATAGATTTTCTGGTCTTTACCGTCTTCACTGTCTATAAAAccaaaagaagaaatagaaattGTTATGTGTTAGCTGTTGAAAATATTCTTCGCCAAGAGACCAGTGATGATTTTTATTATCAGCTGTTAGCTCTTGAAAATATGCTTCCCCAAGATACTATTGATGATTTTCATTACCAATGGCTGATACACCTCTGTCACAGTGACTAATAAATAAGTTAAAGACAttccatattaaaaaaaagacttaAGTTAAACAGCATCAAAGTATTAGTTGAGATTTGTTCTACATGCATTTTATGTAAGAGACTGATGAGCTAAAAAAAAGACTTACATTAAACAGCATCAAAGTACTAGTTGTTTGCTTAAAGTTTGCTCTTGCATCAATCACTTAGATGAAGCTTAGGttctgtttatttttcttttgtagttGATGGAAAGGAAGTGGGAAGCATACAAAGCAAACTCTTATGCAGATCAATCCTAGACCTATATATTGGTGATGAGTCATTTGATCACAAAGCCAATGAAGATGTCGAGTCGAACTTGGCTTCTCTACTTCACAAGTAGCTACTTCTTTAGCATAAAGAGAATTTTATCAACACGAGGAATCAAGTTGTGGTGATTTATACTTAACGCATGTTAGCTTCTATTGGTTGGATGATTCTCTTTAAATAGTTGAACTAGAGAATTAATCTCTTGCAAACTGAACTTAGATCTATGTTTTATATGCTGATGAGTGGTTTTCTCTACTCCTGTAATATTTTGCTTTGCAATTTTTATAGCATGATTGAAATAAGTATGTT
Proteins encoded in this region:
- the LOC101252697 gene encoding fatty-acid-binding protein 1, which gives rise to MASLRFPFLFPQPHKTPSSATSDAPSRSFSTVAVAVASGGSALAAAGAIIAISQSPKNPFLENAMNFLLSNFSPNKNHSSPLWGSVSLADNSAPVTESRTGMAFPSILKDTQRLLGIGLRKKAVFGLKNIDVYAYGVYADDVDVKRYLAEKHGRRSVSELQQKEELRNHLMENNIRMTIRLQIVYGRLSINSVRSAFEESVGSRLHKFGGCDNKELLQRFTSQFKDEIKLPRGSIIELSRDHDYILHTTIDGKEVGSIQSKLLCRSILDLYIGDESFDHKANEDVESNLASLLHK